Below is a genomic region from Aricia agestis chromosome 16, ilAriAges1.1, whole genome shotgun sequence.
GCGAGCGCGCGTGGACTTTCAGATTATACACACATTTACATACAACATCATCATGTCGTGGACCAAACTTTCAGGGATCCTCTGTGCCAAATCTCATTGAAAATGATCCAGCGGCTTAAGCATGCATGTGAAACATACACAGACAGAGAGGAACTGTCGCATTTATGATTatagaaaggacataatattaaacagCCTATATTAGACATATACAGCCTTTCAAGTTTCGATTCAATGTACCCATACCAAAGCGTAATTTAACAACTTACTGCTGCACTCAAAgacgaacattaattagttaCCTGTATAAGGTATTTGAGACGTAAATTTGACATAAGTGATAAGCCTCATAAATTAACGGTTAAACtcttgattaaaataaatatggtGGTAGGAGTGCAAAACAATGGGATGTCAAGCCGCGAGTATATCCTGTACTGTAAGGTTTTGTGCGAGCGAACTTaaggtaatataataattattataataactgcaAATAAAAAAACGAATATAGTAACATCTTCATCTTGTTAAAATCTGAGACCGGAAAATCAAGATGAAAACACATTGTTTTTACAATAACttctaaaatatatatgaaCTAGAATCTAGTTTAAGGGATAGAATCTAGTTACTAGATTCTATCCCTTTAAAACCTAAATTTACTGCTAAACACTTACCTCTAAACTCACAAAGTCACAGTCGTTCCAAAAGTTGTGTACTCATTAACAAACAAACCAACATACAGTATATTGTACAAGTAGTCACACAAGTAGGTCGCTTCCATTCCCAGTAAGTTTTGGCACACAGCGATGCCACATTGGCTTGACAGTCTCCTTCTATTCGTGTGATCATGGTGTCTACAGTGCCTAGtcaagtttttagggttccgtagtcaacaaggaacccttatagtttcggtctgtccgtccgtatgtctgtccgtctgtccatcagtccgtctgtctgtccgcggttttgctcagagactataggacctacaaagctgttatttggcatgaatgcacatattaatgatgccgacaaaatggtacatgaaatcttaaaaaaatatttttttatggtaccttccctacacatcaagcggggatgaatataTAAAGGAAAACTATATATACactaactatataatatatacacggctaagaagacttcataagtttttgagttatagtcgatcaactaaaaaaaatgtattcggcgaagtttacaggaacttttcgttcaaattcctttgaacgtaactgagatgatgttgatAGTAGTGTACAGCACGTttaatgtacattcattgaccatacaaaaattatcaaaaactagtggtactacggaaccctatattgcgcgtggcccgacacgcacttggccggttttttcgaCCTCGGAACTGAAACTTCGCAAGGTCTATGAATGAAAAATTCTCTTATAAcaacattttattaaagttttacaAAAAGAGCAACACAATATCTTTTCATTGcactttttacataatattattacaattactttttatataactcatgtcatatttttaacatgAATTCTTTGGCTTATAATAATGCATTATTTGAATACAGACAGACTTTATCATTTTATATTACAATCTCCTTTTTGATCAGGTTTTATCCGAGACATTTTCTTTATCCcttttttatagaatcgccgatcaaaatgtattgaattgacataagcgttcgtttaTATGAAGTTGAcattcgactcgtctaatgacAATGTCCAtaccagagtaaacagaactaaggagtagtcagtaggccgactcagaagagatatCGTAATACGTTTGACCTAGTATGTCCTATCGGCCGGCGCGCCCAGAACTAATGCGTTACccagcattgtgaaacatgttgaactcacacccaactcgcgtatactcgcccgtttgtttgaagtcgaggtactccttagaACTGTCTACTCTGTCCATACCATTCCATACTGTctaaaccacagacatagatcaatattatagataccgcatgtgtatgtacttcgcgtgccatatcgtaTTCCCAAACGatcgagcaatgctcgtctttcgaaagtctgttctttagtctgctatcggaatcggacgtcaatcggagatttcaaaatgcctaaatgcctaattgtggcgtattgagctgtagaaattcgaatagaaacgttggcctagataatggacacgttttattcatcggtacgtcacagtaggtaggaaaaaagtggcacgctcgttttcatacaaatggagggacatgcggtatctattctgatctatttctgtggtcaagcgataaagaaaaagtcttggctacaggctctgATCTAATTCGAGTTTCAGTCACGTCTCACTAACATTCACTTCAGCGGCCTCTTCGTATCCTTTAGCCAGGTTGTCCAGGATAAACCTGATGGTGAGCTTGTATATGTTCTCGATGTTAGGCGTGTACCGGTCACCAAGGGTCGTCTTCGCCGCCTCCAGGAAGGGCTGCTCGATTTTCtggaatataataaataataatacgtttATTGATATCCCAAAACCTTACATCTTGTTTACAGGCAAtgaattttgtacaaaaattaggatttaaaccataaagttaatatattccgCTAAGTATATCAACTTTATGATTTAAACTCGGATGACGCAGGTTGGTTAATCTCTGACTTCGAAACTATTATAATGTGATATCGGAGTCAGTGATTCTCAACAGTTGAGGCGGTTGTAAaagaaaagtacaaaatataatataatacaatacttATTCATGTATGTATAATAATCTATCATGTTTTTGGGTTTAGTAAACAATATGAAGGTTTCATTTTTCAGGCGTAATATCATACACACAATGGGGTAAAAAGAACAAATGAAATAGCTGTGTAAGTGCCACGGATGCTTTTCATTACATTATCTCTCTTCAGACAGTAAGGTTTATTGTAATGAAACTTAactttatatcatttttttgttattcgGAAACCGAACCCGCGACTTCTAAGGTTGAGATCCAATGATCAATCATTAGATAATAGTGATGAGGCgtgaatttataattttaaaagtgaGTCATTGTAAAATTGTTTTCACATTGAAAACAATTTGAGAAAGCTCGTTTTTCAGATGAAGGTAAAAGTTGATTTATGTTCGTGTTACCGCCTTTCTCGTGTTCTAGGATATATCTGAAGATTGGTAGCGCTTAGAATAAATGTTAGTGTTGGTACTGAGTTGACCTACTTAGAACCTAGAGTTATTTGATTAATATAACTTTTGATGCTTTTAACATCCTATAGCTCTTCAAGTTGGGACAAGATGTTTTCCACCAAGATTGATGTACTTATACGAGTGTAATATAACAATAACACATTCGGGTTAAGAAAGAAGTAGATCATTTTTAAAAtagcaaattaaaattattattaaaattccaAAATACTAAGGTATTTTTGAAAAGTCATGATTTTGACACTTCCAATTTCCATACAAGATTTACTAACTTCATAATGAGAGTAGGCTATACAATTAGTCGATTACTTGCTGTATCTTTTGTCACGCGTAAAATTATCTGAACAATGGTATTAAGGTTGTCCCggaaatgtgagattttcatacTAATGGGGTACTTACCGGAAGCCCCATATCATGTTTAACACGAGCCCTCGTGTACTCTCATGACTGTCAGCACTATGCTTTTTTAAAATCTAccattagggtgaagccaaacgagcgtaattttgtgagtcattaGTCGCAGAATTtttgccgcgtaaatatctttttatacaaatcatgactcacaaaattacgctcctGTGAATCAAAtatgacttttgtatgaaactgaatgcagcagaatttctgccagccgaaattctgcgactcacaactcacaaattacgcttgtTTGGTTTCACCCTAAGATAAAATACATAGCAGTGTTGTAGGTTAATGTGTTGAATCGTCGGACGCAGCGTAACGTACCGTGACGCACTGAAGCACTGAGGTAACGCTTTAAGTTGAAATAGCTAATTTGAGAAGTTTTGGTGACAAAGTGTGTCTCATAATcatatatgtgtatcatataataaaaatcttaaatatattatgaatagtataaaagtattaaatatatttccgttgtctggtacccgtaacacaagtccttcaggtacttaccacggggccagactgacgtggtgtgaagcgtccatagatattattattattattattatttttgctgtACATACAATGTTTCCGGTTCTaagaaatacaaataaaatacaataccgAAGTGACTCTGAACATACTACATTCAGTCAGTTTTACTCAAACTTATTATACAATACAAAGAATATTTAGTAGTCCACTGTCCATCGCTACTATACTAGTCCACTTGAATCAGTCGTACCACAGTACCACACTAAGAAGCCTGAGCGCATCCAACCGCCAGCTGGAATACTGTTAATTACTTTTGTAGTAACTAGTAGAatagaaaattctttatttgtactTACAACTTAACCCTCTATTGCATGAATTATGATAGAATGAAGAAAAAAACTGTTATGCTGGTTAATATTGCTTCATAACGGgtaattaagaaaattattaagaaaaacatttttttagtaacttattttagaaaataatttgagAAGCCAATAATGGCTTCGTATGCATAACAAGTACAGAATTTAGCTTTGTAAAAATCTTTGAAGCAGTTTCTTTTCTCGTTTAGGCGTAAGAAAAGGTAACAATTTTCACATTTTATATGCGAgcgaaacataattattaattttcatgAAGCAGGAGTATTTTTGTCGAGGGTTACTAATGTGATCCGACACGTTTAGAAAACTTCAATAGTGCGATGCCGAATTGTAGTGCTAGTTGGACATCCAGATATCGCCACAATAACCAtgcttttattgtatttgaattAGAGAAAGTTAGAAAACGGTAATTTATCCTCATTCGAGTCAGATCCTAACTTATCACTAATGAAATCATCACCAGGGATAGTTCTTCTGAACTTATTGGTACCATAAAAGCGTGCAAGTAAGATCGGTGAATGCATACGAAGCCAGAAGTGGCTCCCGTGGAAAATTCAGAAAATATAGCAGAAAAACCAAATCTatagtaaaacaaatattacAGAAAGTAAAAAGAACCTTTGAACATTATAATCAAATTTTTTAACACACGAATATCGtactttttttcaatattcATAACATCGTCAAAGTctcataaaattttactttatatGTATCATGCGCCTGCGCCGCTAAAAAGTGAAATTACATTCGCAGATGAAATTTTTCCATCagcaaaaaaatacgtttcgATCCACAGAGAAGTAGTTGATATCGGAGTGAAAATATATAATCCattctcattataataaaggcagaaaaaaatgtttaatctgAAGAGCCAGAAATGGCTTCATGTGCAGTAAAGggttaaaactaaacttaaaaacacaatataggaaatctatgtacaaataggcAGTCTTACTGCTTACAGCAATTTCTGTCAGACAACCTAACTTTAATTCTTACCATGAAATTCTCCGCCTTAAACCCCGGCACCTGTCGATGTGTGGCGCCTATATGCCTGACATACGCGAAGAAGCCGTCCATGTCAGACAACCCTTTGATCCCCTCGTCCAGGGTATGCATGACCTTCGTGGCGTGTTCCGCCAGCTCCGCCGAGCTGACTATAGCCTCCTTGGTGCGGAGTTCGCGGAACTTCTCGAAGAGGTGATGAATGTCTTCGTTCTCTTCAAATAATCTGGGAACATTTGCGTCAGTTAATGTAAGGTGATGTGATGGGGTGAATTGTATGTTTATACTCTagatttagggtcaattcagtccgcaacgcgacgcgtagatgcatttagaTACCGTCCATATTGTTTTACCTAGGGCTTAAGAACTTAGCCAACATCTACGATGACACATACGTTTTGTAAAAAGGGTcttgatatttaaatattattattttaatacgtgggagagccatgcttcggcacgaatgggctggctggaccggagaaataccacgttctcacagaaaaccggggtgaaacagcgcttgcgctgtgtttcgccgtgtgagtgagtttaccggaggcccaatcctctaccctaattccttccctaccctcccctattcccttccctttccatccctaccctcccctattaccctattccctcttaaaggccggcaacgcacctgcagcatttctgacgctgcgagtgttcatgggcgacggaagttgctttccatcaggtgacccgtttgctcgcttgcccccttatttcataaaaaaaatatattttatcttaagaGATAACCCGGCACGACTCTATAAGACCGCTAGGGGACAATTAGATTTGGAATagaggttggtgaaaacagCAGACCTAATAGGTCACAAAGTGCAGttcctctcaaatcaattcagaaaatgaattgtcaaaactgtcaaagtaaTGATTCATATCAAATTAGTATGAATTGaatacgaattactagacataacTACTATATTAACTTGCACGGaaaagtgaccattttgcgataaaaaaaaattaatcataatattatcatgatcataataatattatgattctccaaagtggCCATTTTAGATCCGCTGACGTAAGGCTCTAAACTTTTAAGATATAcgcttattttttttagatgtATACCCGAgggaattgattcctaggcacttGACAAACCTACGTCGTTGGGTAGGCTTATGTGAatttaatgttagctgtgatcggtcggatgggtttgactcgacgcgaccaaattacggtccgttatctgcctaggaatgaaCCTCTCTGATAATACCCTATACATGAGCAGCATGTGTCTTAAATAACGTTGTTTGAATTTACCTCACCTTAGATAAAATCGTCGTGTATAAAACGTAAGATGTATTagcattttaattaatattcaagtcacggaacccaaaaaatcgTCTACAACTTAAAGCACTTCAACCTCTCAAGAAATTACTCAGTTCACAACATCAAGTAAAAAATCTTCGcgctcaaataaaaataaagtcaaAGGAAACGGTGACTTGAAAATGATATTTCTGGAATATCGTTGagaagaaaattatattttattttccggTTAATGTTATTCTCTAAggcagtctttcccaaagtgggcgacaACACCCCCTTGTCGCTGGAGGTCTAAAGGGAAAGTGTGGAACCCAGAAAAATGGAGGCATTGTGTAGAGGTTTTGGGGGTTGTTAATTTcttctggatgcattttaaattgaaacaaggggggcgctaaaacataatttgttcccaAAGTGGGCAATAGACAAAAGAAGTTTGGTAACCTCTGCTCTATGTGTAAGATCTTTTATGTTGCTGACTTTTCACTATTGACCTCatacatctttagccactcagtaAAAATTACGGAAGTTTGGCTgagaggtgttaatgcatccgccgtatagtctttgcaccttcagatttccacctgtttcggtcgctgcagaattccttaggcagtgtcaagttgacatcacaagaggactgccaaaacgacttgtcgcagttttttcatcagaagccccaaaatgtTTATAGCattgggatcatgtccctactaacaagatggcaaaaagttaccgaacaaaatggcacctatatgCTTTAGTCaatccatactttcatactaatattataaatgcgaaagtgtgtctgtctgtctgtctgtctgttacctcttcacgcccaaaccactgaaccgatttttctgaaatttggtatggaggtctttgagtcccgggaaaggacataggatactttttatcccggaaaaatgtacggttcccacgcgataaacgaatgttggcgcaacggagttgcgggcgtcatctagttgtgaataaactttataaaaaacctttcgaatttttatataaaatgtgaagaaacttttccccaacctaattaTATGTAACGATGAGTAATAgcaatacattatacaaaattgaaatatcAGATTACTGCAACGCAGTTTGGTATTTTCCAATCCAAAATCAATTTTCCAatcatatttcaattttcaatctGTGACCAAGGCTCTCGACTTCTAAAGGctctattttgatttttgaatataatatttttaactaaacATCATATCAATTTGGTTAGTCCGTAGCTGGTCTGGTTTTATTAAATCCATGCTGGATTGGAAAGACATATTAAACTACATAACCGTAGCAAATAAGATGTACGTTAGGGTACAAAATACGTACTAGGGTATTCGATTGAATACTCTAATACGTATTCAATCGAATACCCAGAATATCTTCCGTGCAATATTTATATCAACTTGAACATCCAATATCCCCATATTGGATTATTCAGTGTCAACAAAACGATATCACCAGCCCTGGTGGAAtcaatttttaatacttttaaaaggGTGCATCCTGAAATACCCCGGAGGCattttacacacacacacacgcacactcactcatacacacacacacacgaaaCACACTCTTATGTTTTACACAAATACTTTGGTACAATTGTACACGTGCATTCATGTTTATTGTCCCCTGCCTCTGGCGGCGCCCTGCCCCTGGCGCGGCGCCCTGGGCCCTGAGCACCGCCCTAAGTAATAACAGACAAAACAGCTCCTCGTATTAGTTAAATTGGTTTACTAACAGCCTGTGTATAGGGTTGCCAAAACTTAGAGCTCGTGTTATTATTTGATAAAAGTTTCTAAAAGACAATTAATACTATCCTACATCCCGTGGGTATCACCTTAAAAATTTCATCCAATTCGGTTCAGTTATTTGAGCATAAAGAGGTAAAATCTGTTGCCTCTTTTTAGGTAAGTAGAAATACACAAGTACAAAAAAATGTGTCCTttgtattcttttatttttacccAACAGCGCCACAAGAAGGGTTGTGTTTTTAAAGTTGATTTATGCTTTCGAAATAGCCGCGTAGCGCACTACATTCTCAACAGTTTATAATTTGTACTCGATCTACATAATATGCTTGTCAAAGTTAGCAGAAACACGTCATCTAGAGATTAAGTTGTTTACCTAAGTAACTGACATGATAAATTGAATTACTAGCTCTACAGTAAAAAACttcgaaataaataatatagtaatgTTGCGACAGCCCTACAGTCAGGGTTGTACATCCGCTTATAATGATATTTATCACGAAACAAAGGTTTCGTCGTCAACACAAATTTCGCAGTCTTTGTGAGCTTTGTTATATTCTGATAGGGTGTGAACAGGCCTGGTTTACAATTGAAAACAAATGGAAGGTTGGGATCCAGAaatttgatttgaaataaaaatgtggattctatgtataCCTAGATAATATTGAAACACGCACTTTCGGTTAACGACTgacactttatttttttttgttttattacaacaGATAAGTATAATTAGCTAGATATGAAGTAGGCAAGTTGAAAGGAAAAATTAGTtattgctcttatgttgtaaaaatgttagtttgaaatgaaatgaaaaatatttatttctaagtaggttaacaaagttaacacttttagaacgtcgtgtctacatgaggcctaccaccggttcgggaactaccctaCTAGTTATTCACTTTATCATGAGTATACAAAGTCTTCAATTCATGCTTGtcactaacattgtgacacgagaattttatagatAAGATAAAAACGGTTTTCACCTGAATTTTCACTCTGTGGGCAATATTCAGTTAAACATAACGTACAAATCATTCTTATTCCACCTCCGTATTTTTCTCCCGTCCTTTGCAGAACTAATTCAAGTATGATTTTCATATGGAACGGTCACAGGGCTAAGGACTCACGATACAAATAAGGGCTTTCTTCCGTCCCTTTTACGACCCTTATGGCTTAAGGTACTATAATACTACGTTATGTTATATCATGCGTGTGGTTTTGATATGAGAGACGCTTTACTTgttttttatcattaaaatgGCGGCTGGTGTTCCTTACTTTATTATTTGTCAAGAGCATTTAAGCTtacaaatatgtttttatattttaactagatGGGTGcctgacgcccgcaactccgttgcgccaaaattcgtttaatttCGTACATTTATCGCCAAAATTCGTACATTATCCGGGATAACAAGTATGccatgtcttttcccgggaattaaagtatctccataccaaacaacaaagtttgggcgtgaagacctcttcaacagacagacagacagccctGGCTGACATTAATAAACGGAGACTTAAGCCACAATAATATTGGTTTAAAAAAGCAGAATTGGGGTGGAGTTCTAAATAACagttaattaaaaagtttaggAATACAGGGCGTGAAGATCTTAGATGGCGCATGCCATCTAGGTGCCGCAAGATCCTTGGAGATGTCTAAAattttggatatattttttttatataaaataagggggcaaacgagtaatcgggtcacctgatggaaagcagccaCCGTTGCCCATGGGcactcgtaacatcagaagagctgcaggtgctttgccgaccttttaagaggaaatacgctctaTTCTTGAAgttttgcaggtcgtattggatTCATTGGATCATAATGTAAATCTTCCTATCGCGATGGCTTTTATATGAAATTCCGTCTCCACAAATCCGTATTCTCTTGCGTGAAGCTGCTAAATCATTCCCCCGGGATAGCATTAGCCCGTCAAACGGAAAGATTTCCCAAACTCTCCGAGTATTAACGTTCACGCACGTACGACTGTGTTAATGCAGTAAGGCTTCGTATTTCGTAAGTGTTTACATTGGTAATTTGGTATAGTAGCCGATGCTAGCTGGACTGGATTGAGATATGAAACAAGCTAGTAACTAGACAGACTGAACTATACtatgttagaacttagaaggtaagtacctaataataataataagttggaGCTGGAACCgagtgatgtttttttttaatgaaataaatgggcagacgagcaaacgggtcaccagatggaaagcaacttccgtcgcccatggacactcgcagcatcagaagagctgcaggtgtgttcccggccttttaagagggaatagggtaataggggagggaagggaagggaataggggagggtagggaagggaatagggtaggggattgggcctcccgtAAACTTACtcagtgagaacgtggtatttctccagtcgagccagctcattcgtgccgaagcatggctctcccacgtttatttATTGTACACG
It encodes:
- the LOC121734701 gene encoding neuroglobin-like, with amino-acid sequence MGCKLSQLASSEFAHDPFNRPPPPSDPRSPLTAKQQYCMLASWKGIFRQMEKTGIILFVKLFEENEDIHHLFEKFRELRTKEAIVSSAELAEHATKVMHTLDEGIKGLSDMDGFFAYVRHIGATHRQVPGFKAENFMKIEQPFLEAAKTTLGDRYTPNIENIYKLTIRFILDNLAKGYEEAAEVNVSET